Proteins encoded in a region of the Leopardus geoffroyi isolate Oge1 chromosome E2, O.geoffroyi_Oge1_pat1.0, whole genome shotgun sequence genome:
- the OSGIN1 gene encoding oxidative stress-induced growth inhibitor 1, producing MNSRRRDHLGTDRSEPLPVLIIGNGPSGICLSYLLSGYTPYVRPDAVHPHPLLQRKLAEAPGVSLLDQDLDYLSEGLEGRCQSPVALLFDALLRPDTDFGGNMESVLTWKHQKERAIPHVVLGRNLPGGAWHSFEGSMVTLSQGQWMGLPDLQVKEWIRRKRRGLRNSRATAGDIAHYYRDYVTKKDLGRNFVSGAVVTAVEWGTPEPSGSGGREPSPLFQVSGFVTTEDRSRRPFSLCARNVVLATGTSDSPARLGIPGEALPFVHYELAALEAAVRAGAVTPASDPVLIVGAGLSAADAVLYARHCNIPVIHTFRRPVDDPGLVFNQLPKMLYPEYHKVHQMMREQSILSPSPYEGYLSLPEHRLLLFKADRQAVFRDRDGLQKVFGVALVLVLIGSHPDLSFLPGAGADLATDPDQPLSAKRNPIDVDPFTYQSTRQEGLYAVGPLAGDNFVRFVQGGALAVASSLLRKEARKPP from the exons aTGAACAGCCGCAGGAGGGACCACCTTGGCACTGACCGTTCGGAGCCCCTCCCAGTCCTCATCATCG GCAACGGCCCCTCAGGCATCTGCCTGTCCTACCTGCTGTCCGGCTACACCCCCTACGTGAGGCCAGATGCCGTCCACCCACACCCGCTGCTGCAGAGGAAGCTCGCCGAGGCGCCGGGGGTCTCCCTCCTGGACCAG GACCTGGATTACCTGTCTGAAGGCCTCGAAGGCCGGTGCCAAAGCCCCGTGGCCCTGCTCTTTGACGCCCTCCTGCGCCCAGACACAGACTTCGGGGGGAACATGGAGTCCGTTCTTACCTGGAAGCACCAGAAGGAGCGAGCCATCCCCCACGTGGTCCTAGGCCGGAACCTGCCTGGGGGGGCCTGGCAT TCCTTTGAAGGCTCCATGGTGACCCTTAGCCAAGGCCAGTGGATGGGGCTCCCAGACCTGCAGGTCAAGGAGTGGATACGCAGGAAGCGGAG AGGCCTTCGCAACAGCCGCGCCACGGCTGGGGACATCGCTCACTACTACAGGGACTATGTGACCAAGAAGGACCTGGGTCGCAACTTTGTGTCCGGCGCCGTGGTCACGGCCGTGGAGTGGGGGACGCCTGAGCCCAGCGGCTCCGGGGGCCGGGAGCCCAGCCCCCTCTTCCAGGTGAGCGGCTTCGTGACCACCGAGGACCGCAGCCGACGGCCCTTCTCCCTGTGCGCCCGCAACGTGGTCCTGGCCACGGGCACGTCGGACAGCCCGGCGCGGCTGGGCATCCCCGGGGAGGCCCTGCCTTTCGTCCACTATGAGCTGGCGGCCCTGGAGGCGGCCGTGAGGGCGGGCGCGGTCACCCCAGCCTCCGACCCCGTCCTCATCGTGGGCGCGGGGCTGTCGGCAGCCGACGCGGTCCTCTACGCGCGTCACTGCAACATCCCCGTGATCCACACGTTCCGCCGGCCCGTGGACGACCCCGGCCTGGTCTTCAACCAGCTGCCCAAGATGCTGTACCCCGAGTACCACAAGGTACACCAGATGATGCGGGAGCAGTCCATCCTGTCGCCCAGCCCCTACGAGGGCTACCTCAGCCTCCCCGAACACAGGCTGCTGCTCTTTAAGGCCGACCGCCAGGCCGTGTTCCGGGACCGCGACGGCCTCCAGAAAGTCTTCGGGGTCGCCCTGGTGCTGGTCCTCATCGGCTCCCACCCcgacctctccttcctccccggGGCGGGCGCTGACTTGGCCACGGACCCCGACCAGCCGCTGAGCGCCAAGAGGAACCCCATCGACGTGGACCCCTTCACCTACCAGAGCACCCGCCAGGAGGGCCTGTACGCCGTGGGGCCGCTGGCTGGGGACAATTTCGTGCGGTTCGTGCAGGGCGGGGCCCTGGCAGTGGCCAGCTCCCTGCTGAGGAAGGAGGCCAGGAAGCCACCCTAA